In Suncus etruscus isolate mSunEtr1 chromosome 9, mSunEtr1.pri.cur, whole genome shotgun sequence, the genomic window CAGAAGGGCAGTCGAAAGGCCGCTGTCGTGTGTGTCATGGTGTTGAGGAATCCCACAGTGTAGGGACCGGCCACTAGCTGGAGGCAGAGTCTGGGGGACATGGCCACTGAGTAGAGTAATGGGTTGCAGATGGCCACGTAGCGGTCGTAGGCCATGGAAGCCAGGAGGAGGCATTCAATGGCCACAAAAAAGCCAAAGAACCACTGCTGCAGGACACACCCCAGGAAAGAGATGGCTTTCCTTTCGGAGAAGAAGTCAGTGAGCATCTTGGGGCCCACAACAGAGGAGAAGCAAATGTCCACAAAGGAGAGGTGACTAAGGAAAAAGTACATGGGAGTGTGAAGGCGGGGATCCATCCGAATAAGAATGATCATGCCTGTGTTTCCTGTCATTGTAAacaggtaaaagaaaagaaagagcaagaaaaggAAAACTTGCAAACGAGGATGGTACTTTAAGCCTACAAAAATGAATTCTGTGATCGTTGTATAGTTTTCATCAGCCATGGATTGTTTTGGAGTCTATAtcaggaaaataaacaaacagaaaattgttAATGCAATTAATACaacttcaattttcttaaaagacAAGCAACATATAGAAGAAATTTTATGCTTAGTTCAGGGATATAAATGCAGATAAATGCTGAAGTTATTAGCAAATGAAATATCATTCTAAAGAACAAGATAGTCTAaattctgtgcttagagatcttCTAGGTAgtattctggggaccataggcagtgtcagggattctggacttggatttggatttggtggcatgcaagacaatcacTTTACCTCCTATTCTCCCCAGCACCCTGGCTGATGAGTCTTAAAGAGAAATTTAGCAAATTCAACCCCACTTACCACCCACATTCACAAAACACAGAATTCTGGATTGCTGTATAGTCTAGGACCCCTGGCACTACAACACAATATGCCATTTCCAAAGCATCACAACAAGAAATAGGAAATTCCTCTATTATAAAGTGTGTTACCATCCTTCTACCACCAAATACTGCAACCGATAAAATATGAGAGTAGTGCGGTCAGGGCTGAGGACCCACACCAAGAGAATGTATGTGGGAACCACCACTTAAGTGTGAAATTGCTGGTGAGCA contains:
- the LOC126017727 gene encoding olfactory receptor 1009, with the translated sequence MADENYTTITEFIFVGLKYHPRLQVFLFLLFLFFYLFTMTGNTGMIILIRMDPRLHTPMYFFLSHLSFVDICFSSVVGPKMLTDFFSERKAISFLGCVLQQWFFGFFVAIECLLLASMAYDRYVAICNPLLYSVAMSPRLCLQLVAGPYTVGFLNTMTHTTAAFRLPFCRSNIINHFFCDMSPILSLVCADTHINKLLVFIVAGAVLIVSSLTIIISYFYILIAILRIRSADGRRKAFSTCSSHLTAVSILYGTLFFIYVRPGAIFSLDLNKVVSVFYTAVIPMLNPLIYSLRNKEVKAAMFRMITRTKFSTRS